One Neovison vison isolate M4711 chromosome 2, ASM_NN_V1, whole genome shotgun sequence genomic window carries:
- the FAM241B gene encoding protein FAM241B, with the protein MVRILANGEIVQDDDPRVRNTLPARSSAPRQSFLNRGHGAPLGGSGPRQQQAGARLGAAPSPFSDLNRQLVNMGFPQWHLGNHAVEPVTSILLLFLLMMLGVRGLLLVGLVYLVSHLSQR; encoded by the exons ATGGTGCGGATCTTGGCCAATGGGGAGATAGTGCAGGACGACGACCCCCGCGTGAGGAACACTCTCCCAGCACGCAGTAGCGCCCCTCGACAG AGCTTTCTCAATAGGGGCCATGGCGCCCCCCTGGGGGGTTCAGGCCCTCGCCAGCAGCAAGCCGGGGCTCGGCTGGGGGCCGCCCCGTCCCCCTTCAGTGACCTCAACCGGCAGCTGGTGAACATGGGCTTCCCCCAGTGGCATCTGGGCAACCATGCCGTGGAGCCCGTGACCTCCATCCTGCTCCTTTTCCTGCTGATGATGCTGGGCGTGCGCGGACTGCTGCTGGTGGGCCTCGTCTACCTGGTATCCCACCTGAGTCAGCGGTGA